The Mercurialis annua linkage group LG8, ddMerAnnu1.2, whole genome shotgun sequence genome window below encodes:
- the LOC130014966 gene encoding uncharacterized protein LOC130014966 yields MGGANFQGGNRAPPHQGNFNNYRPQHPPGFQQNRNADEGRNLISLLRKAQGGLPSTTESNLREQVKAIELRSGKELDDPHASKEKAIDLTTGTNGEEVTELPYVKPPPPPPFVPKVPFPGRLKKTSDNQKFHKFLEIFKKLQINISFADALREMPQYAKFLKEIITKTRSWDDKGTISLTENCSSLILNDLPTKDIFGDQTLKQTSMMLQLADHSLKKSYGVVEYVLVKVDKFIFPVDFFVLDYAADKTCPMILGRPFMNTGRALIDVHAGRLTLRIDDDKVEFDMKRIT; encoded by the exons ATGGGAGGAGCAAATTTTCAAGGAGGAAACCGTGCTCCTCCACACCAAGGCAACTTCAACAACTATCGGCCACAACATCCTCCCGGTTTTCAACAAAATCGAAATGCGGATGAAGGGAGAAACTTGATaagcttattgaggaa AGCTCAAGGTGGTCTACCATCTACAACGGAATCAAATCTGAGGGAACAAGTAAAAGCTATTGAACTTCGAAGCGGGAAAGAACTtgatgatccacatgcaagtaaAGAGAAAGCGATCGATCTAACAACGGGCACAAATGGGGAGGAAGTAACCGAACTTCCATATGTCAAgccgccacctcctcctccattcGTGCCAAAGGTCCCCTTTCCGGGACGATTAAAGAAGACGTCGGACaaccaaaaattccataaatttctggaaattttcaagaaactcCAAATCAACATAAGCTTTGCGGATGCTTTGCGTGAGATGCCTCAATACGCAAAATTTCTCAAAGAAATCATAACGAAGACACGGAGTTGGGACGACAAAGGCACAATTTCTCTAACGGAAAATTGTAGCTCGCTCATCCTTAATGACTTGCCCACTAA ggatatttttggtgatcaaacATTGAAGCAAACATCGATGATGCTTCAATTGGCGGACCATTCACTCAAAAAGTCATACGGAGTGGTAGAATATGTTCTAGTAAAAGtagacaaattcatctttccggtggattttttCGTACTTGATTATGCGGCGGATAAAACATGCCCTATGATTCTTGGGCGTCCCTTCATGAACACGGGGAGGGCATTGATAGATGTGCACGCCGGACGACTCACTTTGCGTATCGATGATGACAaagtggagtttgatatgaaaaggATCACGTGA